One region of Chloroflexota bacterium genomic DNA includes:
- the selB gene encoding selenocysteine-specific translation elongation factor, with protein sequence MRVIGTAGHVDHGKSALIEALTGTHPDRLHEEQARGLTIVLGFAWLTLPNGDDVGIVDVPGHRDFIENMLSGVGAIDAALFVVAADEGVMPQTREHLAILDLLQIQGGVIVLSKVDLIDDPDWLDLVEAEVRETLAGTVLDSAPLVRVSAHRGDGLPELLAALEGVLAERPPRPDLGRPRLSADRVFTVAGFGTVVTGTLTDGQINVGDEVEILPQGTRGRVRGLQTHKKKNQLAVPGSRTAINISGVDVDQIQRGNVIAHPSDYKPTRRLDVSIRLLDEISQPVRHNTEVKLFIGAAEVIARLRLLGSDVLNPGEEGWLQLELTESVAAMRGDRYILRRPSPGETLGGGAVIDPHPKGRHKRFDQKILDRIEALAGGTPADVLLQALLPLGAAPFKDVLARASLEQLAVADAWKELLADGQALSLGGDPLQNNSTLVTSQSYWGQIGQRALREVEVYHQNFPLRHGVPREELKSRLKVAARIFDALLNDLTSTGQLIEQALRANLPGSSVQPVVKRPAHRVEFSSLQQKNVDALLRKFKAQPHTPPSVKECVEAVGEEIYTAMIDLGKLIPLNAEVVFRLEDYQKMVAEVRSILARQGEISVAQVRDHFNTTRRYVLAFLEHLDTIGVTVRVGDVRKLKT encoded by the coding sequence ATGCGCGTAATTGGAACCGCAGGCCACGTTGATCACGGAAAATCGGCCTTAATTGAGGCGCTCACCGGGACGCACCCTGACCGTTTGCATGAAGAGCAAGCACGCGGGTTAACGATTGTCTTGGGCTTTGCCTGGCTCACGCTTCCCAATGGCGACGACGTGGGCATCGTAGATGTGCCCGGCCACCGCGATTTTATTGAAAATATGCTTTCGGGTGTGGGGGCTATTGACGCGGCCCTCTTTGTGGTGGCGGCGGATGAGGGCGTTATGCCGCAAACCCGCGAACACCTGGCGATTTTAGATTTATTGCAAATTCAGGGGGGCGTGATTGTGCTGAGCAAAGTGGATTTGATTGATGACCCCGATTGGCTGGATTTGGTCGAAGCCGAAGTGCGCGAGACGCTTGCTGGCACGGTGCTGGATTCAGCGCCTCTGGTGCGTGTCTCGGCTCATCGTGGGGATGGCCTCCCGGAGCTATTAGCTGCCCTCGAAGGTGTGCTGGCTGAAAGGCCGCCGCGGCCCGATTTGGGACGTCCCCGCCTCTCAGCAGACCGCGTTTTCACCGTGGCCGGATTTGGCACCGTGGTTACCGGCACACTCACCGATGGTCAGATTAACGTTGGGGATGAAGTTGAAATCTTGCCCCAGGGCACGCGCGGCCGCGTCCGGGGGTTGCAAACCCATAAAAAGAAGAATCAACTCGCGGTTCCAGGCAGCCGTACCGCCATCAACATTTCGGGCGTAGATGTCGATCAAATCCAGCGCGGCAATGTGATTGCCCACCCTTCGGATTACAAACCGACCCGACGCCTGGATGTTAGCATCCGCCTGCTCGACGAAATCAGCCAACCGGTGCGCCACAACACCGAAGTTAAACTTTTTATTGGCGCGGCTGAGGTGATCGCGCGTCTGCGCTTGCTGGGCAGTGATGTGCTCAACCCCGGCGAAGAAGGTTGGTTGCAATTAGAACTGACCGAATCGGTAGCTGCCATGCGCGGCGACCGTTATATTTTGCGCCGCCCTTCCCCCGGCGAGACACTCGGCGGGGGGGCGGTGATTGACCCGCACCCCAAAGGCCGTCACAAACGCTTCGACCAGAAAATTCTCGACCGTATTGAGGCTTTGGCTGGCGGAACCCCGGCGGATGTACTCTTGCAGGCGCTTTTACCATTGGGGGCTGCGCCTTTCAAAGATGTGCTGGCGCGCGCCAGCCTGGAGCAGTTGGCTGTGGCGGATGCCTGGAAGGAATTGCTGGCCGATGGGCAGGCGCTCTCGCTGGGCGGCGATCCGCTGCAAAATAACAGCACACTCGTCACCAGCCAATCGTATTGGGGGCAGATCGGCCAACGCGCGCTGCGCGAAGTTGAGGTTTATCACCAGAATTTCCCCCTGCGTCATGGCGTGCCGCGCGAAGAACTCAAAAGCCGTTTGAAAGTTGCTGCGCGCATTTTTGATGCCCTGCTGAATGACCTGACCAGCACCGGGCAGCTCATCGAACAAGCCTTGCGCGCCAATTTGCCCGGCAGTAGTGTGCAGCCCGTCGTTAAGCGCCCGGCGCATCGCGTTGAATTCTCTTCGCTGCAGCAAAAAAATGTGGATGCTTTGTTGCGCAAGTTTAAAGCCCAACCCCATACCCCGCCGTCCGTCAAGGAGTGCGTTGAAGCGGTTGGAGAAGAAATTTACACCGCCATGATCGACCTGGGGAAGTTAATTCCGCTGAACGCGGAAGTCGTTTTTCGCTTAGAAGATTATCAAAAAATGGTTGCCGAAGTGCGCTCGATTTTGGCGCGCCAGGGCGAAATCAGCGTAGCGCAGGTGCGCGATCATTTCAACACCACCCGCCGCTATGTACTGGCCTTTTTGGAGCACCTTGACACCATCGGCGTGACCGTCCGTGTGGGGGATGTGCGCAAGCTAAAAACATGA
- a CDS encoding peptidoglycan bridge formation glycyltransferase FemA/FemB family protein, translated as MNSETWNAIIASFPRPHILQTWQWGEIKSCFGWTPSYRVWGDEHNPDAAALILQREIPIAGFAARLRVLYAPKGPLLRDWGNGSLRKQVLNDLQELARQRGAIFLKIDPDVELGSGVPGEPDAESNPLGGALQSDLQARGWRYSAEQIQFRNTVLIDLTASEDEILARMKQKARYNIRYAARKGVNVRIGTADDFELLYHMYAETSARNGFVIRSKDYYQALWGTFFDADMLDPLIAEVDDEPIGAVMLFRYAGRSWYIHGMSRELHRKKMPNYLLQWEAMRRAKEMGCCEYDLWGAPETFDESDSMWGVFRFKHGLGGEVSRTLGAWDYPVKPFYYKLYTQTLPGILDLMRRRGIARVENTIEE; from the coding sequence ATGAATTCCGAAACCTGGAACGCCATCATCGCATCGTTCCCCCGGCCTCATATTCTGCAAACCTGGCAGTGGGGTGAAATCAAATCGTGCTTTGGCTGGACGCCTTCGTATCGCGTTTGGGGCGACGAACATAACCCGGATGCCGCTGCCCTGATCTTGCAGCGAGAAATTCCCATTGCCGGATTTGCGGCTCGTTTGCGAGTGTTGTATGCGCCTAAAGGGCCGTTGCTACGCGATTGGGGGAATGGCAGTTTACGCAAACAAGTTTTGAATGATCTACAAGAATTGGCGCGTCAACGCGGGGCGATTTTCCTAAAAATAGACCCGGATGTCGAACTTGGCTCGGGGGTGCCCGGCGAACCCGACGCTGAATCGAACCCCCTGGGCGGTGCGTTGCAAAGTGATCTTCAGGCCCGCGGCTGGCGCTACTCTGCCGAGCAGATTCAATTCCGTAACACTGTCCTCATCGATTTGACCGCATCCGAAGATGAGATATTGGCGCGCATGAAGCAGAAAGCGCGTTATAACATCCGCTACGCGGCTCGTAAGGGCGTCAACGTGCGCATCGGCACAGCAGACGATTTTGAATTGCTCTACCACATGTACGCCGAAACCTCGGCGCGCAATGGCTTTGTCATCCGCAGTAAAGATTATTATCAGGCTTTGTGGGGAACATTCTTCGATGCAGATATGCTCGATCCGTTGATTGCCGAGGTGGATGATGAACCGATTGGCGCGGTGATGCTCTTTCGTTATGCTGGGCGCTCATGGTATATCCACGGGATGTCGCGCGAACTTCACCGCAAGAAAATGCCCAATTATCTCTTGCAGTGGGAAGCCATGCGCCGTGCAAAGGAAATGGGCTGCTGTGAATATGATCTGTGGGGCGCGCCGGAAACCTTCGACGAATCCGATTCGATGTGGGGGGTCTTTCGTTTCAAGCACGGCCTGGGCGGGGAGGTTTCGCGCACCCTCGGCGCGTGGGATTACCCTGTGAAGCCGTTCTACTATAAACTCTATACCCAAACTCTGCCGGGCATTCTGGATCTCATGCGCCGTCGCGGGATAGCGCGCGTTGAAAATACGATAGAAGAGTGA